The Podospora pseudocomata strain CBS 415.72m chromosome 1 map unlocalized CBS415.72m_1, whole genome shotgun sequence genome has a segment encoding these proteins:
- a CDS encoding uncharacterized protein (EggNog:ENOG503NU7K; COG:S; BUSCO:EOG092634ZL): MDDRNHLAVRGRGKENEPPARSSRKRTSDIGGDPSTSRRRIREPSVQADHGDGDEYDPEQPMQERRQIQRSMRETWREIKENQDRLIGEDHNPLIRILDKQDATLVRVKQTNEAAIDARVLVSIADMSVKRAQKIGQGNVGGLDLDEFISKASTFMRNGGGIENDEAAELSNTQRRRRQPRGALGSDEEDIGDEGDMANWTHLGRYAAIPAILRPPVPGFLLGPLSIEKKARKVTKRSAPFKVSNLIEVRPQELRAEDLKRNTRNDLPSICKNILVRLEAHESKAQDLAREKCRQLEADRGTELSEEQLRQVMDELGLNGSGNVDLLRFVINPHSYGQTIENMFYVSFLLHEGNIELKFDGNGLPGIVPYKARDDEAESASRARAPMRHQAIMSIDMEMWSAIIEAFGIKQPIIPHRQEEDQTGPGARGWYY; encoded by the exons ATGGACGACCGCAATCACCTCGCCGTCCGTGGGCGAGGTAAAGAGAACGAGCCCCCAGCAAGAAGCTCTCGGAAACGTACATCTGATATTGGCGGCGACCCATCGACCAGCCGTCGCAGAATTAGAGAGCCATCAGTACAAGCGGACCACGGCGATGGGGATGAGTACGACCCGGAACAGCCAATGCAGGAGCGTCGCCAGATCCAACGGTCTATGCGGGAGACATGGAGAGAAATAAAGGAGAATCAGGACCGACTTATCGGAGAGGATCACAATCCGTTGATTCGCATACTTGATAAGCAGGACGCGACCCTGGTTAGGGTAAAGCAGACCAATGAGGCGGCAATTGACGCCAGGGTCCTAGTCTCGATCGCAGACATGAGTGTCAAGCGAGCACAGAAGATTGGACAAGGAAACGTCGGCGGTCTTGACTTGGATGAATTTATATCTAAGGCTTCTACGTTTATGCGGAACGGCGGTGGTATCGAGAACGACGAGGCTGCCGAGTTATCAAACACccagagaaggaggagacagCCTCGTGGAGCTCTGGgcagcgacgaggaggatatcGGTGACGAAGGCGACATGGCCAACTGGACACACCTCGGTCGCTACGCCGCGATACCAGCCATCCTTAGGCCTCCCGTGCCAGGGTTCCTGTTGGGGCCGCTTTCGATAGAGAAGAAGGCCCGAAAGGTCACCAAACGGTCAGCGCCTTTCAAAGTCAGCAATCTTATAGAGGTACGACCTCAGGAACTCCGGGCAGAAGACCTCAAGCGAAATACCAGGAACGATCTTCCCTCCATTTGCAAGAATATCCTGGTCCGGCTGGAAGCCCATGAATCAAAAGCTCAGGACTTGGCCCGAGAGAAGTGCAGACAACTTGAGGCGGACCGTGGGACTGAACTCTCGGAAGAACAGTTGCGGCAGGTGATGGATGAGCTTGGTCTTAACGGCAGTGGCAATGTGGATCTGTTACGCTTCGTAATCAACCCACATTCGTATGGCCAAACAATAGAGAACATGTTCTACGTCAGTTTCTTGCTGCACGAGGGCAATATCGAGCTCAAATTTGACGGCAATGGCCTGCCAGGTATTG TGCCGTACAAGGCACGAGATGACGAGGCCGAGTCGGCATCACGAGCCAGAGCGCCTATGAGACATCAGGCTATCATGTCAATCGACATGGAGATGTGGAGCGCTATCATCGAGGCTTTTGGCATCAAGCAGCCTATAATACCACACCGTCAAGAAGAGGACCAGACTGGACCTGGCGCACGTGGTTGGTATTATTGA
- the VPS34 gene encoding Phosphatidylinositol (PI) 3-kinase (BUSCO:EOG0926137U; COG:G; EggNog:ENOG503NWH2) produces MEPFSFASSDSLDYPVRIRIINLEGEEAPVLFSTLLDNPNLRHIGSNQSPFSDLYVTVQVWAGSKPLTVPVQTSFKTFRAERRWGEWLELPVTYSVLPQNACLAITLWDLSPTGDGPYGHRIPFGGATLPLFDKDNQLHKGRQKCHVYRHLHADGHDDTTTPALVPRSRPKDGTPEDKDAAELDRMETLFKKHEMGEIPRVDWLDQLVFRGFERRGLQTARSSLKAKAIRQTEASRDDKSSAQNEKAKPEPSGYFLNVELPRFDFPVVFADYEYPAPPISSFQHLSSSQSNILLKPPPEVHFGPGISVDDDEGYEGRLIRVYDPEVGARDNPAESKHRRLVRSQHRNGILDKDLKPNAKVRDELNVIMSYSPTHTLSPEEKDLIWKFRYHLTRNKKALTKFVKSVNWLDHSESKQAVQVLGKWTDIDVDDALELLGPTFDNSAVRAFAVERLRKADDKELLLYLLQLVQALKYEHISTRPGHEVTHDSSLARFLISRAVHSLALGNYFWWYLMVECDDSSMDQGEETQMIYKKIAYDFMAELVKRPDGKETRKTLLRQAEWIAILSKISGEIKEANESIAKRVERVKHFLADPKNELVTIDPPLPLPLDPSIEICGVVPEDTVVFKSSLHPIKVAFKTTSGRKYPILFKTGDDLRQDQLVIQIITLMDNLLLKENLDLKLSPYKILATGTSAGLSQFVPSMTFQGIASKYRANPAQAYLKQNNPDAQGPFGMRKESLDTFVRSCAGYCVITYILGVGDRHLDNLLLAPDGHFFHADFGYILGRDPKPFAPAMKLSKEMVDCMGGSNSEYYRQFKQYCFLAYSALRKNSNLILNLFSLMVDANIPDIKLEPDKAVLKVKERFHLELSEEDAIRHLERIMDDNLNALVPVVIDKLHELVQAFRA; encoded by the exons ATGGAGCCCTTCTCGTTTGCCAGCTCCGACTCGCTTGATTACCCCGTCAGGATTCGTAT CATAAACCTCGAAGGTGAAGAGGCACCTGTCTTATTTTCTACCCTCCTCGACAATCCCAACCTTCGACACATAGGATCCAACCAAAG CCCCTTTTCCGATCTCTATGTCACAGTACAGGTGTGGGCAGGTTCCAAGCCGTTGACTGTCCCTGTTCAGACATCTTTTAAGACCTTTCGAGCCGAGCGCAGATGGGGCGAGTGGCTCGAACTACCTGTCACATACTCAGTCTTACCCCAGAATGCCTGCCTTGCGATAACACTTTGGGACCTTTCCCCAACGGGAGACGGACCTTATGGTCACAGAATTCCTTTCGGGGGGGCTACATTGCCGCTGTTCGATAAGGATAACCAGCTACACAAGGGTCGCCAGAAATGTCACGTCTACAGACATCTTCACGCGGACGGACACGACGACACTACAACCCCCGCTCTAGTCCCTAGGTCACGACCCAAAGACGGAACACCCGAGGACAAGGATGCCGCCGAGTTGGATCGTATGGAGACGCTATTCAAGAAGCATGAAATGGGCGAGATTCCCCGCGTGGATTGGCTGGACCAGCTTGTCTTTCGTGGATTCGAGAGGCGCGGCCTTCAGACGGCCAGGTCATCTCTCAAGGCCAAAGCCATCAGGCAAACAGAGGCTTCTCGGGATGACAAGTCCAGTGCGCAGAACGAGAAAGCGAAGCCAGAACCATCTGGGTACTTTCTGAACGTAGAGCTACCAAGATTCGACTTCCCTGTGGTCTTTGCTGACTATGAGTATCCGGCACCACCCATCTCTTCGTTCCAGCATCTTTCCTCGTCACAATCCAACATCCTACTCAAACCTCCACCAGAGGTCCATTTCGGCCCCGGTATCagcgtcgacgacgacgagggctACGAAGGCCGGCTGATCAGGGTGTATGACCCCGAGGTCGGTGCAAGAGACAACCCCGCCGAGAGCAAGCATCGCAGATTGGTCCGCAGCCAGCATCGTAATGGGATTCTGGACAAGGACCTCAAGCCAAATGCCAAGGTGCGGGATGAGCTGAATGTGATCATGTCATACTCGCCAACCCACACGCTTTCgccagaggagaaggaccTCATCTGGAAATTCCGCTATCACCtcacaagaaacaaaaaggcACTCACCAAGTTTGTCAAGTCGGTGAACTGGCTAGATCACTCCGAGTCGAAGCAGGCTGTTCAAGTCCTCGGGAAGTGGACGGACATTGATGTTGACGACGCCTTGGAGTTGCTTGGCCCGACGTTTGATAATTCGGCCGTGCGGGCATTTGCTGTTGAGCGATTGCGCAAAGCTGACGACAAGGAGTTACTTCTGTATCTGCTTCAGCTCGTCCAGGCGCTCAAATATGAACATATCTCGACACGGCCTGGCCATGAGGTCACACACGACTCGTCTTTGGCTCGATTCTTGATATCCCGGGCTGTTCACAGTCTTGCACTCGGCAACTACTTTTGGTGGTATCTCATGGTCGAGTGTGATGATAGCTCCATGGATCAGGGTGAGGAAACTCAAATGATTTACAAGAAGATTGCGTACGATTTCATGGCAGAGCTGGTGAAGCGCCCGGACGGGAAGGAGACCCGAAAGACGTTGCTGCGACAGGCTGAGTGGATTGCGATCCTCTCCAAGATTTCTGGGGAAATCAAGGAGGCGAACGAATCCATCGCGAAGAGGGTAGAGCGCGTCAAGCACTTCTTGGCCGACCCCAAAAACGAGCTGGTGACCATCGACCCACCACTTCCCCTGCCCCTGGATCCTTCGATAGAAATATGCGGCGTGGTTCCGGAAGACACAGTTGTCTTCAAGTCATCATTACATCCTATCAAAGTGGCCTTCAAGACCACCTCTGGTCGGAAATACCCTATCTTGTTCAAGACCGGCGATGACCTCCGTCAGGATCAGCTCGTTATCCagatcatcaccctcatGGATAACCTATTGCTGAAAGAGAACCTCGACCTGAAGCTCTCCCCTTACAAGATTTTGGCCACCGGTACGAGTGCCGGCCTGTCACAGTTTGTGCCATCCATGACCTTTCAGGGCATCGCCTCCAAATACCGCGCCAACCCGGCACAGGCCTACCTCAAGCAGAACAACCCCGACGCCCAAGGGCCATTCGGCATGCGCAAGGAGAGTCTGGATACATTTGTCCGGTCGTGCGCCGGCTACTGCGTGATCACTTACATCCTCGGCGTTGGTGACCGTCACCTCGACAACCTGCTGTTAGCTCCAGACGGCCACTTCTTCCACGCCGATTTTGGGTACATCCTCGGCCGCGACCCGAAACCTTTTGCGCCCGCgatgaagctctccaaggAGATGGTCGACTGCATGGGCGGGTCCAACTCGGAGTATTACCGGCAGTTCAAGCAGTACTGCTTCTTGGCATATAGCGCGCTGAGGAAGAACAGCAACTTGATTCTGAACTTGTTCAGTTTGATGGTCGACGCGAATATTCCCGACATCAAGCTGGAGCCGGATAAGGCGGTGCTGAAGGTTAAGGAGAGGTTTCACTTGGAACtgagcgaggaggatgcgatTAGACATTTGGAGAGGATCATGGACGACAACCTGAACGCGCTGGTGCCAGTGGTGATTGACAAGTTGCATGAGCTGGTGCAGGCTTTTAGGGCGTAG
- the ETR1 gene encoding mitochondrial 2-enoyl thioester reductase (COG:C; COG:K; EggNog:ENOG503NTWX): MAAPRLTTKALRLPTSKLLRPALTTATPRAVPIFTQKRHLTGPYGYHQSKALTFSSFGEPIDVLSLHTHSISPTLPSGSVLVRTLAAPVNPADVNTIQGTYGSKPPFTTLLGTAQPSAVPGNEACFEVLSVGQGVKGLEKGDWVIPAKTGFGTFRTHALVEQAEGKLMRVEREGLTPVQVATVSVNPCSAYRMLKDYVDLVGLSMRWYREGKDVSGGAWFLQNGANSGVGRAAVQFGRLWGLRSINVVRERETPEETEKLKEELTGLGANVVLTEQEFLDRSFRDRLGELTKGGKEPLLLGMNCVGGKSASAVVKALSPKGCMVTYGGMSRQSFPFPTGPQIFKRLRFEGFWLSEWGKENPEGKRKMIEDILNLMREGKFKESPVQEVEWNWETEEKTLKEAVQGTLGGFRSGKGVFVFGET, encoded by the coding sequence ATGGCAGCCCCCCGCCTAACAACCAAggccctccgcctccccaccAGCAAACTCCTCCGTCCGGCTCTCACCACGGCCACTCCCCGAGCGGTCCCTATCTTCACCCAAAAACGCCACCTCACCGGCCCCTACGGCTACCACCAATCCAAAgccctcaccttctcctcctttggcGAACCTATTGACGTCTTGTCGCTGCACACCcactccatctcccccaccctcccctccggcTCCGTCTTGGTCCGCACCCTCGCAGCACCAGTAAACCCAGCAGacgtcaacaccatccaggGCACCTACGGCTCCAAgccccccttcaccaccctcctcggtACCGCCCAACCGTCCGCAGTACCGGGGAATGAGGCCTGCTTCGAGGTCCTGTCTGTCGGGCAGGGAGTGAAGGGTCTGGAGAAGGGGGACTGGGTTATCCCTGCCAAGACGGGGTTTGGAACCTTTAGGACTCATGCTTTGGTTGAGCAGGCGGAGGGGAAACTGATGAGGGTCGAGAGGGAGGGTTTGACGCCCGTTCAGGTGGCGACGGTGTCGGTGAATCCGTGCAGTGCGTATCGGATGCTGAAGGACTATGTCGATCTGGTTGGTCTCAGCATGCGGTGGTATCGCGAGGGGAAAGACGTCTCCGGGGGGGCGTGGTTTCTCCAAAACGGGGCGAATTCTGGGGTGGGCAGGGCGGCGGTTCAGTTTGGGAGATtgtgggggttgaggagtaTCAACGTCGTTCGGGAAAGGGAGACACCTGAAGAGacggagaagctcaaggaggagctCACCGGGTTGGGAGCCAATGTTGTTCTGACCGAGCAGGAGTTCTTGGACAGGAGTTTTAGGGATCGACTTGGGGAGCTGacaaagggggggaaggaaccgttgttgttggggatgaACTGTGTTGGGGGGAAGTCGGCGAGTGCTGTGGTGAAGGCGCTGAGTCCGAAGGGGTGCATGGTTACGTATGGCGGGATGAGCAGACAAAGTTTCCCGTTCCCGACTGGGCCGCAGATCTtcaagaggttgaggttcGAAGGCTTTTGGTTGAGTGAGTGGGGTAAGGAGAACCCAGAGggcaagaggaagatgattgAGGATATTTTGAACTTGATGAGGGAGGGTAAGTTCAAGGAGAGCCCGGTGCAGGAGGTGGAGTGGAActgggagacggaggagaagacGCTCAAGGAGGCGGTTCAGGGGACCCTGGGCGGGTTTAGGAGTGGGAagggtgtttttgtttttggggagACGTAA
- a CDS encoding uncharacterized protein (EggNog:ENOG503P7D3) — protein MSSSASRPVADQSNSTALAITTGARTIPTLPFGKQLAHSFTFNIFNLLWARPVSEDKPDMPSKKDTAAAAKPANGTATKRFELPALDLKFGALTDGTDIPPPLPSPIREEAVPTPPDTPKEAVKSNGNTTAAAAAAAAAAAAPVPPIATTAGVKRPAEDNPASPTLSARPGSIRRLFSRGLLNSAYVEGEGVEASKRTSRPPSRGASSVADSRKVKRSSGWFSRFRSDKTPLSPPATDEKKPTGPPPPMIPELTELKSSDDAKDEDGFGSDLFKDIK, from the coding sequence ATGTCTAGTAGTGCGAGTCGCCCCGTAGCGGACCAATCCAATTCGACTGCCCTCGCCATTACCACTGGCGCTCGGACGATCCCAACCCTGCCATTCGGTAAACAACTTGCCCACTCGTTCACCTTTAACATATTCAACCTGCTCTGGGCGAGACCCGTCTCCGAAGACAAACCCGACATGCCGTCAAAGAAGGacaccgccgctgctgcgaAGCCTGCGAATGGCACTGCAACCAAGCGCTTTGAGCTTCCAGCCCTCGACCTGAAGTTTGGCGCGCTGACCGACGGAACGGACATCCCTCCGCCCCTCCCTTCGCCGATACGAGAGGAGGCCGTCCCCACGCCGCCAGACACCCCGAAAGAGGCCGTCAAGTCGAATGGCAACACAacggccgccgccgccgctgctgctgctgctgctgcggctcCTGTCCCACCCATCGCGACTACTGCCGGTGTAAAACGCCCGGCCGAAGACAATcccgcctccccaaccttGTCGGCGCGACCCGGAAGCATTCGCCGCCTCTTTAGCCGCGGGCTTTTGAACTCGGCCTatgtggagggagagggagtggaagCGAGCAAAAGGACATCGCGGCCTCCTAGCAGGGGCGCCAGCAGTGTGGCCGATTCTCGGAAAGTGAAGCGGTCGAGTGGCTGGTTTAGCAGATTCCGGAGCGACAAAACTCCACTTTCTCCGCCCGCGACAgacgagaagaagcccaCCGGGCCCCCGCCACCAATGATCCCGGAACTGACGGAGCTCAAGTCGAGCGACGACGCcaaggacgaggatggcttTGGCAGCGATCTGTTCAAGGACATCAAATAA
- a CDS encoding uncharacterized protein (COG:O; EggNog:ENOG503P1WC), whose translation MALPKRIQKETERLMAEPVPGISAIPHEDNLRYFDVEIHGPSSSPYEGGVFKLELFLPDDYPMTPPKIRFLTKIFHPNVDKLGRICLDVLKNNWSPALQIRTILLSIQALLGAPNPDDPLAADVAKSWKEDEKAAIATAKQWTQQYAVPK comes from the exons ATGGCTCTCCCCAAGAGAATTCAAAAAGAGACCGAGCGCCTCATGGCGGAGCC TGTCCCAGGCATCAGCGCCATTCCCCACGAAGACAACCTACGGTATTTTGACGTCGAGATCCATGGTCCTTCGTCTTCTCCATATGAGG GCGGCGTCTTCAAGCTTGAGCTCTTTCTCCCGGACGACTACCCCATGACACCCCCCAAGATTCGCTTCCTTACCAAGATCTTCCACCCCAACGTTGACAAGCTCGGCCGTATCTGCCTTGATGTGCTGAAGA ACAATTGGTCACCTGCTCTGCAAATCCGAACAATTCTCCTTTCGATTCAAGCCCTCCTCGGTGCCCCGAACCCCGACGATCcgcttgctgctgatgttgcCAAGAGCTGGAAAGAGGACGAGAAAGCAGCTATTGCGACGGCGAAGCAGTGGACTCAGCAATACGCCGTCCCGAAATAG